From a single Lewinella sp. LCG006 genomic region:
- a CDS encoding polymorphic toxin-type HINT domain-containing protein, with amino-acid sequence MTFIEDIQIGDTVIAYDETQKDTILSRVTNTFAKSWQKMVRIVASGDTITATNNHPFYLPQLGKYLRADSLRQNMKLLALTGALLTVHAVEAFDTTLQVYNFEVEEYHNYFVGEEGVLVHNDCILFEAGLRSADGATDDVFDLVQDALAELGEVQIELGRMELRSLLREAPNRQELKAFFRGDDLPANMSVADRRVVQVRRVRAWETLYHPTDIPEAIRTNVDNLEFVADYLSRFPNEAGAIKNGLANATNKQNWLELFELEDIVKVDNLIKGDQVIFTLLEEIPWSKEYVVDLVDDLSLIRLEMGDVFGRWDEIQAKVVTVNPHSDFPDFFAIASNETVIFTNGSRANILNLNIANLARFDSYDGYLNHIRTLGENNEIVAHNIRDVLHHELAHALTTPNSASYEFEDLYETYSALLQPLSDNALTNADEALAEIFTAYQRGEPVDEDLLEFFNDYSIPDFPDLE; translated from the coding sequence ATCACTTTCATCGAAGATATCCAAATAGGCGACACCGTCATCGCCTATGACGAAACCCAAAAAGATACTATCTTGTCTCGCGTGACGAATACCTTCGCAAAAAGTTGGCAAAAAATGGTGCGTATTGTAGCGAGTGGAGACACCATCACCGCTACCAATAATCACCCCTTTTATCTACCACAGCTAGGCAAATACCTGCGTGCCGATAGCCTCCGGCAAAACATGAAGCTCCTGGCACTCACCGGAGCATTACTGACGGTACACGCCGTAGAGGCATTTGATACCACCCTGCAGGTTTATAATTTCGAAGTAGAAGAGTACCACAATTATTTTGTGGGGGAAGAAGGGGTGTTGGTGCATAATGATTGCATACTCTTCGAGGCTGGGCTGCGCAGTGCCGATGGTGCCACCGACGATGTCTTCGACCTCGTGCAGGATGCACTAGCCGAGCTGGGCGAAGTGCAAATCGAATTGGGCAGAATGGAACTCCGCTCCCTGCTACGGGAAGCCCCCAACCGACAGGAACTCAAAGCTTTCTTCCGAGGCGATGACCTGCCCGCTAATATGTCGGTGGCAGATAGGCGGGTGGTGCAGGTGAGGCGGGTTAGAGCGTGGGAGACGTTGTATCATCCGACAGATATTCCAGAGGCAATTAGGACTAATGTTGATAATTTGGAGTTTGTCGCGGACTATTTGAGTAGGTTCCCTAATGAAGCAGGGGCAATTAAAAACGGTTTAGCTAATGCGACCAATAAGCAAAACTGGCTTGAATTATTTGAGTTAGAGGATATAGTAAAGGTCGATAATCTAATAAAGGGAGATCAAGTTATTTTTACTTTGTTAGAGGAAATTCCTTGGTCTAAAGAATATGTAGTTGACTTAGTGGACGATCTGAGCTTGATAAGATTAGAGATGGGTGATGTGTTTGGGCGTTGGGATGAAATTCAAGCTAAAGTCGTTACAGTTAACCCCCATTCTGATTTTCCTGATTTTTTTGCTATCGCATCGAATGAGACCGTAATTTTTACTAATGGTAGTAGGGCAAATATCTTAAACCTAAATATTGCCAATCTAGCTCGATTTGATTCATATGATGGTTATTTAAATCACATTAGAACTTTAGGCGAAAATAATGAAATTGTAGCACATAATATTCGCGATGTTTTACATCACGAGCTAGCTCATGCTTTAACAACTCCGAATAGTGCCTCCTATGAATTTGAGGATTTATATGAGACATATAGTGCCTTATTGCAACCCCTGAGTGATAATGCTCTGACAAATGCGGATGAGGCTTTGGCAGAAATATTTACTGCTTACCAAAGAGGTGAACCAGTAGATGAAGATTTGTTGGAATTTTTCAATGATTACAGTATTCCAGATTTTCCTGACCTTGAGTAG
- a CDS encoding type II toxin-antitoxin system RelE/ParE family toxin produces the protein MKLRFTTNANRRLIQIQDYHNDLGNPKKGHRITNEILERAKELETFPELGPEEEHLRELKKGHRSLLVGTLYKIIYLISLPFIIITDIFDTRQDTDKMKP, from the coding sequence ATGAAACTACGCTTCACAACCAATGCAAACCGACGGTTGATTCAAATACAAGACTATCACAACGACTTAGGAAATCCTAAGAAAGGTCACCGTATTACCAACGAGATATTAGAAAGGGCTAAAGAACTAGAGACTTTCCCAGAGTTAGGCCCCGAAGAAGAGCATCTACGCGAGTTAAAAAAAGGACATCGTTCACTATTAGTAGGAACACTATACAAGATTATTTATCTGATCTCACTGCCGTTCATCATTATTACTGATATTTTTGATACTCGTCAAGATACGGATAAAATGAAACCGTAA
- a CDS encoding polymorphic toxin-type HINT domain-containing protein encodes MTNTFAKSWQKMVRIVAGGDTITATNNHPFYLPQLGKYLRADSLRQNMKLLALTGALLTVHAVEAFDTTLQVYNFEVAEYHNYFVGEEGVLVHNDCALVKAGLVSNPDIHGSLTFDILADAFPELGSFELNIIKAELRNLLETASNKDELNAFFRADDLVGSIPAADIRTRRGIRVGAWEVLSEYSPIQIDDLTRSDGIFTPEEFSDILYYGTTQEAEDVLSFVDDISTFKKYKTNPEGNSILRNLIVDTEVDLSRQIIEVVNKVDGYKGLAANQLLSDFENFTTHLGQHTTLREWLYTSPNLYDDWYFPHRDMFELSDLGEQAIYCRQNNLGANYFHQRD; translated from the coding sequence GTGACGAATACCTTCGCAAAAAGTTGGCAAAAAATGGTGCGGATTGTAGCGGGTGGAGACACCATCACCGCTACCAATAATCACCCCTTTTACCTACCTCAACTAGGCAAATACCTCCGTGCCGATAGCCTCCGGCAAAACATGAAGCTCCTGGCACTCACCGGGGCATTACTGACGGTACATGCCGTAGAGGCGTTTGACACCACCCTGCAGGTTTACAATTTCGAAGTAGCCGAGTACCACAATTATTTTGTGGGGGAAGAAGGGGTGTTGGTGCATAATGATTGTGCGTTGGTTAAAGCTGGACTTGTTTCTAATCCAGATATCCATGGATCGCTAACATTTGATATACTAGCAGATGCGTTTCCTGAGCTAGGAAGTTTCGAATTGAATATAATTAAGGCTGAACTCCGGAATTTATTAGAAACCGCTTCAAATAAAGATGAGCTCAATGCTTTTTTCAGGGCTGATGATCTTGTTGGGAGCATTCCAGCTGCCGATATTCGAACAAGAAGAGGGATAAGGGTTGGGGCGTGGGAGGTGCTGAGTGAGTATTCTCCAATACAGATTGATGATCTAACTCGGAGTGATGGTATTTTTACCCCTGAAGAGTTTTCTGACATTTTATATTATGGGACAACGCAAGAAGCTGAAGATGTTCTTTCATTTGTCGATGATATATCGACATTCAAAAAGTACAAGACTAATCCTGAGGGGAACAGCATATTAAGGAACTTAATTGTTGATACTGAGGTAGATTTAAGTAGGCAAATAATTGAAGTAGTAAATAAGGTTGATGGCTATAAGGGATTAGCAGCGAATCAATTGTTGAGCGATTTTGAAAATTTCACGACTCACTTAGGTCAACATACGACTTTAAGAGAGTGGCTTTACACCTCTCCTAATTTATATGACGATTGGTATTTTCCTCATCGAGATATGTTCGAATTATCCGATCTCGGCGAACAAGCAATTTATTGTAGACAAAATAATCTTGGGGCGAACTACTTTCATCAGAGGGACTAA
- a CDS encoding acyl carrier protein: MFTTTIADTTSLVRLLRQALRQIKPCLPENFDAEDDFKEDWGIDSQDLVKYVAHIEQHFMITVPDEDLKQIVSIQAVLNYLFSKTEGADA; encoded by the coding sequence ATGTTCACAACAACAATTGCCGACACCACAAGTCTGGTTCGTCTTCTCCGTCAGGCACTCCGTCAAATTAAGCCCTGCTTGCCAGAAAATTTTGATGCGGAGGATGATTTTAAGGAAGATTGGGGTATAGATTCCCAGGATTTGGTAAAATATGTTGCTCATATTGAACAGCATTTTATGATTACTGTTCCTGATGAAGACCTGAAGCAAATAGTCAGTATCCAGGCTGTGCTCAATTACTTGTTCAGTAAAACTGAAGGAGCGGACGCGTAA
- a CDS encoding polymorphic toxin-type HINT domain-containing protein, whose protein sequence is MRADSLRQNMKLLALTGALLTVHAVEAFDTTLQVYNFEVEEYHNYFVGEEGVLVHNDCAFVKMGLRNLPQQLPDDPIFDIFTNVFGTTPEATVKRISFLQDYGNLSGQAKIDFENFFRAQDLITANPNISLADLLVARGDRVRAWEVVRDTEFALDVPALTKIAEQIANGVPPSVIKQDAIDVLATGNAALRAQWVETLGNPDFIVLRRGTDFSNEREILDESGYILSDAARVRYNETFYQPGGPNMEDVIQYSDNIHQQWLGIFNGDIDAYAQAHAQAHLNGQSLEEIYGLKRTLISTTSDGTEIDNFYTAGVGNKYIGVFERSRVIEQTLPSSSESEFLVVNGTSLLHKIIE, encoded by the coding sequence CTGCGTGCCGATAGCCTTCGGCAAAACATGAAGCTCCTGGCACTCACCGGGGCATTACTGACAGTACATGCCGTAGAGGCATTTGATACCACCCTGCAGGTTTATAATTTCGAAGTAGAAGAGTACCACAATTATTTTGTGGGGGAAGAAGGGGTGTTGGTGCATAATGATTGTGCGTTTGTAAAAATGGGGCTGCGCAATCTACCCCAGCAGTTACCTGATGATCCAATATTTGACATTTTTACCAATGTTTTTGGCACTACCCCTGAAGCCACAGTAAAGCGTATCAGTTTCCTACAGGATTATGGTAACCTAAGTGGCCAAGCCAAGATTGATTTTGAGAACTTCTTCCGAGCACAGGATTTGATAACGGCTAATCCCAATATTTCTTTAGCTGATCTTTTGGTAGCTAGGGGGGATCGGGTTAGAGCGTGGGAGGTGGTGAGAGATACCGAATTCGCGTTAGATGTGCCAGCACTGACGAAGATAGCAGAGCAGATAGCAAATGGTGTACCTCCATCTGTAATCAAGCAAGACGCAATTGATGTTCTGGCTACGGGAAATGCTGCTTTAAGGGCACAATGGGTTGAAACCCTTGGAAATCCTGATTTTATCGTTTTGAGAAGAGGCACAGATTTTAGTAATGAAAGAGAAATATTAGATGAATCAGGATATATTCTTAGTGATGCAGCTAGAGTAAGATATAATGAGACCTTTTATCAACCAGGCGGTCCAAACATGGAAGATGTGATACAGTATTCTGATAATATCCATCAGCAATGGCTAGGTATTTTTAATGGAGATATAGATGCTTACGCGCAAGCCCACGCTCAAGCTCATCTAAATGGACAATCACTTGAAGAAATATATGGTCTCAAAAGGACGCTCATATCAACGACTTCTGATGGAACAGAAATTGATAATTTCTACACTGCTGGTGTGGGGAATAAATATATTGGTGTTTTCGAGAGGAGTAGGGTAATAGAACAAACATTACCTTCATCATCAGAATCAGAGTTTCTTGTCGTTAATGGTACAAGCTTGCTTCATAAAATAATAGAGTGA